Proteins from a genomic interval of Geodermatophilus obscurus DSM 43160:
- the rplR gene encoding 50S ribosomal protein L18, with translation MAQTEKSGARVHKPVGTDVSTARRVSRLRRHTRLRKRVGGTPERPRLVVKRSSRHIHVQVVDDTVGRTLVSASTLDASLRTAEGDKSTLARRVGALVAERAKAAGITAVVFDRGGNRYQGRIAALADGAREGGLDF, from the coding sequence ATGGCACAGACCGAGAAGAGTGGCGCTCGGGTGCACAAGCCCGTCGGCACCGACGTCAGCACCGCGCGGCGGGTCTCCCGCCTGCGCCGGCACACCCGACTGCGCAAGCGCGTGGGCGGCACCCCGGAGCGTCCGCGCCTGGTGGTCAAGCGCAGCTCGCGGCACATCCACGTCCAGGTCGTCGACGACACCGTCGGCCGTACCCTGGTCAGTGCCTCGACGCTGGACGCCAGCCTGCGCACCGCCGAGGGCGACAAGTCCACGCTGGCCCGCCGGGTCGGCGCCCTGGTGGCCGAGCGCGCCAAGGCCGCCGGCATCACCGCGGTCGTGTTCGACCGGGGCGGCAACCGGTACCAGGGCCGCATCGCGGCGCTGGCCGACGGCGCCCGCGAGGGCGGGCTGGACTTCTGA
- the rplF gene encoding 50S ribosomal protein L6, protein MSRIGRLPIPVPGGVDVTIEGQTLNVKGPKGTLNHTVASPITVERGEDGTLQVQRPDDERESRALHGLSRTLIANMITGVTEGYTKTLEIVGVGYRVQARGSDLEFALGYSHPVPVRAPEGITFTVESPTRLRVTGIDKQLVGQVAANIRGLRRPDPYKGKGVRYQGEVVKRKVGKTGK, encoded by the coding sequence ATGTCGCGGATCGGACGACTGCCGATTCCCGTGCCCGGTGGCGTGGACGTCACCATCGAGGGCCAGACGCTGAACGTCAAGGGTCCCAAGGGCACCCTCAACCACACCGTCGCCTCGCCGATCACCGTCGAGCGCGGCGAGGACGGCACGCTGCAGGTGCAGCGGCCTGACGACGAGCGTGAGAGCCGGGCCCTGCACGGGCTGTCGCGCACGCTCATCGCCAACATGATCACCGGCGTCACCGAGGGCTACACCAAGACCCTCGAGATCGTCGGCGTCGGGTACCGCGTGCAGGCCCGCGGGTCGGACCTCGAGTTCGCCCTGGGCTACAGCCACCCGGTGCCGGTGAGGGCCCCCGAGGGGATCACCTTCACGGTCGAGTCCCCGACCCGCCTGCGGGTGACCGGGATCGACAAGCAGCTGGTGGGCCAGGTCGCGGCCAACATCCGCGGGCTGCGTCGCCCGGACCCGTACAAGGGCAAGGGCGTGCGCTACCAGGGTGAGGTCGTCAAGCGCAAGGTCGGGAAGACGGGTAAGTGA